A single Micromonospora luteifusca DNA region contains:
- a CDS encoding HAD family hydrolase, with the protein MARSRKVTVSTDAEGHTAGWAETDLARATAPDSTAAAFFDVDNTMMQGASIYWFARGLASRNYFTTTDLARFAWQQLRFRLLAREHAGDMSVAKEAALAFVEGWRVDEVERLAEEIFDEMMAPRIWAGTHQLAQRHLEAGQRVWLVSAAPVEIGRVIAARLGLTGAIGTVAEILDGAYTGRLVGDLMHGPAKAEAVTQLAAVEGLDLTRCAAYSDSANDLPLLSSVGRAVAVNPDGSLLRQARQHGWEVRDFRTGRRAVKIAVPSTAAAGLVAGAVTAGLALQRRRRAG; encoded by the coding sequence GTGGCGCGCAGCCGTAAGGTGACGGTCAGTACCGACGCCGAGGGGCACACCGCAGGCTGGGCGGAGACCGACCTGGCCCGGGCCACCGCACCGGACTCGACGGCCGCGGCGTTCTTCGACGTGGACAACACGATGATGCAGGGCGCGTCGATCTACTGGTTCGCCCGTGGGCTCGCCTCCCGAAACTATTTCACCACCACCGACCTGGCCCGATTCGCCTGGCAACAGCTCCGGTTCCGGCTGCTGGCCCGGGAACACGCCGGTGACATGTCCGTGGCCAAGGAGGCCGCGCTGGCCTTCGTCGAGGGGTGGCGGGTCGACGAGGTGGAGCGCCTCGCGGAGGAGATCTTCGACGAGATGATGGCTCCGCGCATCTGGGCCGGCACCCACCAGCTCGCTCAACGTCACCTGGAAGCCGGCCAGCGGGTCTGGCTGGTCAGCGCCGCCCCGGTGGAGATCGGCCGGGTGATCGCCGCCCGGCTCGGCCTGACCGGTGCCATCGGCACGGTGGCCGAGATCCTGGACGGGGCGTACACCGGGCGGTTGGTGGGTGACCTGATGCACGGGCCGGCGAAGGCCGAGGCGGTCACCCAACTCGCCGCGGTGGAAGGGCTCGACCTGACCCGCTGCGCGGCCTACAGCGACTCGGCCAACGATCTGCCGCTGCTCTCCTCCGTGGGCAGGGCGGTGGCCGTCAACCCGGACGGCAGTCTGCTGCGGCAGGCCCGTCAGCACGGCTGGGAGGTGCGGGACTTCCGCACCGGCCGTCGGGCAGTCAAGATCGCCGTACCGTCGACCGCGGCAGCCGGGCTGGTCGCCGGCGCGGTCACCGCCGGCCTGGCACTGCAGCGCCGCCGCCGCGCCGGCTGA
- a CDS encoding glutaredoxin family protein — MSSDARLALITRPGCHLCDDAKAALDRVVAVTGDKWVEWDVTADEGLEREYGDRLPVVMLDGKEHGYWRVEEDRLLRDLTTPQL, encoded by the coding sequence ATGTCCAGTGACGCCCGGCTAGCCCTGATCACCCGACCCGGCTGTCACCTGTGCGACGACGCCAAGGCGGCGCTCGACCGGGTGGTGGCGGTCACCGGCGACAAGTGGGTCGAGTGGGACGTCACCGCCGACGAAGGGCTGGAGCGGGAGTACGGGGACCGGCTGCCGGTGGTGATGCTCGACGGCAAGGAGCACGGCTACTGGCGGGTCGAGGAGGACCGGCTGCTGCGGGACCTGACAACGCCTCAGCTCTGA
- a CDS encoding ECF subfamily RNA polymerase sigma factor, BldN family, whose translation MTTFGYAERPIGLTGQPARSHVNERPAARAPLDDPHGPAVRGDGAAQRIRSRPHHNEPPPRPAVPGGNARPTGGRVAVPARPTMPAQGRRGSETPVATTDPAAGETAVLPAVPATTATTPTGFPSRPDPSDPATEVWTLIERAQAGESEAFGLIYDRYVDTVFRFVYFRVGNRQLAEDLTSDTFLRALKRIGSFTWQGRDLGAWLVTIARNLVADHFKSGRYRLEVTTGDVLDADREDRGPEGSPEAAVVEHITNVALLTAVKQLNPEQQECIVLRFLQGFSVAETARAMGKNEGAIKALQYRAVRALARLLPDGFQP comes from the coding sequence GTGACCACCTTCGGTTATGCGGAACGCCCCATCGGCCTGACCGGTCAACCGGCTCGCTCCCACGTCAACGAGCGACCGGCGGCCCGTGCCCCACTGGACGATCCACACGGCCCCGCCGTGCGGGGCGACGGCGCGGCGCAACGGATCCGCAGCCGGCCACACCACAACGAGCCGCCGCCGCGGCCCGCGGTGCCCGGTGGAAATGCGAGACCGACCGGCGGACGGGTTGCCGTTCCGGCCCGACCGACCATGCCTGCGCAGGGCCGACGGGGCAGCGAGACACCGGTGGCGACCACCGACCCGGCGGCGGGCGAGACAGCGGTGCTCCCGGCGGTGCCGGCCACCACCGCCACCACCCCGACCGGCTTCCCGAGCCGCCCCGACCCGTCCGACCCGGCCACCGAGGTCTGGACGCTGATCGAGCGGGCCCAGGCCGGCGAGTCCGAGGCGTTCGGTCTGATCTACGACCGGTACGTGGACACCGTGTTCCGCTTCGTCTACTTCCGGGTCGGCAACCGCCAACTCGCCGAGGACCTGACCTCGGACACCTTCCTGCGCGCGCTGAAACGGATCGGCAGCTTCACCTGGCAGGGCCGCGACCTCGGTGCCTGGCTGGTGACGATCGCCCGCAACCTCGTCGCGGACCACTTCAAGTCGGGTCGGTACCGACTGGAGGTCACCACCGGCGACGTGCTCGACGCCGATCGGGAGGACCGGGGCCCGGAGGGCAGCCCGGAGGCCGCGGTGGTGGAGCACATCACCAACGTCGCGCTGCTCACCGCCGTGAAGCAACTCAACCCGGAGCAGCAGGAGTGCATCGTGCTCCGCTTCCTGCAGGGCTTCTCGGTCGCCGAGACGGCCCGTGCGATGGGCAAGAACGAGGGTGCCATCAAGGCCCTCCAGTACCGGGCCGTCCGCGCTCTGGCTCGACTCCTGCCTGACGGCTTCCAGCCGTAG
- a CDS encoding lysophospholipid acyltransferase family protein produces MPDRPGDHWDRKVANGLAFLRRRLSGDYEVDEFGFDSELTDAVFHPLLRLLYRDWFRTEVTGVEHVPVDGPALVVGNHSGTVALDALILSAALHDKHPAHRYLRLLGADLVFRMPVVSEIARKTGGTVACNPDAERLLGGGDLVGVFPEGFKGIGKLYADRYKLQRFGRGGFVSAALRTGTPIVPVAIVGGEEIYPMLADIKPLARLLKLPYFPVTPTFPWLGPLGMVPLPSKWLIEFCPPIPTAHLTDSADDPLVVFNLADQVRETIQQTLHTLLERRPDPFGP; encoded by the coding sequence TGCCGGACCGGCCGGGGGACCACTGGGACCGTAAGGTCGCGAATGGCCTGGCGTTTCTGCGTCGACGGCTCTCCGGTGACTACGAGGTCGACGAGTTCGGCTTCGATTCGGAGTTGACCGACGCCGTCTTCCACCCGTTACTGCGGTTGCTCTACCGCGACTGGTTCCGCACCGAGGTCACTGGGGTGGAGCACGTGCCGGTCGACGGCCCCGCCCTGGTGGTCGGCAACCACTCGGGGACGGTGGCGCTGGACGCGTTGATCCTCTCGGCGGCGCTGCACGACAAACATCCCGCCCACCGGTACCTGCGGCTGCTCGGCGCTGACCTGGTCTTCCGGATGCCGGTGGTCTCCGAGATCGCCCGCAAGACCGGCGGCACGGTGGCCTGCAACCCGGATGCCGAGCGGCTGCTCGGCGGCGGCGATCTGGTCGGTGTGTTCCCCGAGGGTTTCAAGGGCATCGGCAAGCTCTATGCCGACCGGTACAAGCTGCAACGGTTCGGGCGCGGCGGGTTCGTTTCGGCGGCGCTGCGCACCGGCACCCCGATCGTGCCGGTCGCCATCGTCGGTGGCGAGGAGATCTACCCGATGCTCGCCGACATCAAGCCCCTGGCACGGCTGCTCAAGCTGCCCTACTTCCCGGTCACGCCGACCTTCCCGTGGCTCGGCCCGCTGGGCATGGTGCCGCTGCCCAGCAAGTGGCTGATCGAGTTCTGCCCGCCGATCCCCACCGCCCACCTGACCGACTCGGCGGACGACCCGTTGGTGGTCTTCAACCTCGCCGACCAGGTGCGGGAGACCATCCAGCAGACCCTGCACACGCTGCTGGAGCGACGGCCCGACCCGTTCGGCCCCTGA
- a CDS encoding DUF5667 domain-containing protein: MPAVDDILFSRRRAERFAQLLDEANGARRHHVRSGVDGQLAPLVAVGQRLSVDPPAVEVDQDFRTGLRAMLLATAEREGLGTTPAASEPAATRPSTTVRGRLLPAVTARRARARGAILVGIAAGAIAVSGISAASENAVPGDALYGMKRSTERAQLALASSDISRGQLFLDFARTRLGEAAKLRGDRIGYSAVLDDMDADTRQGVRLLTTAAVQRAESGSLDTLNTFVTSQRRAVSGLVDGSTRADRDRTQRSLHLLDSIRERSDTLRAAIACGLPAPTASDALGPDPSTCPGVR, from the coding sequence GTGCCTGCGGTGGACGACATCCTCTTCTCCCGCCGGCGCGCCGAGCGCTTCGCGCAGCTTCTCGACGAGGCCAACGGCGCTCGGCGACACCACGTGCGATCCGGGGTGGACGGTCAACTCGCGCCGCTCGTCGCAGTGGGCCAGCGGCTCAGCGTCGACCCCCCGGCTGTCGAGGTGGACCAGGACTTCCGGACGGGCCTGCGGGCGATGCTGCTCGCAACCGCCGAACGGGAAGGGCTGGGCACCACGCCGGCAGCCAGCGAACCGGCCGCCACGCGTCCCAGCACGACCGTCCGTGGGCGGCTACTGCCGGCGGTCACCGCCCGCCGGGCCCGAGCCCGGGGCGCGATCCTGGTCGGCATCGCCGCCGGCGCCATCGCCGTCTCCGGCATCTCCGCCGCCAGCGAGAACGCGGTGCCCGGCGACGCGCTGTACGGGATGAAGCGCTCGACCGAACGGGCTCAACTCGCCCTGGCCAGCTCCGACATCAGCCGCGGCCAACTCTTCCTGGATTTCGCCCGGACCAGACTCGGCGAGGCCGCCAAGCTGCGCGGTGACCGGATCGGCTACAGCGCGGTCCTCGACGACATGGACGCCGACACCCGGCAGGGCGTTCGCCTGCTGACCACCGCCGCGGTGCAGCGGGCCGAGTCGGGCAGCCTGGACACGCTCAACACCTTCGTCACGAGCCAACGCCGGGCGGTGAGCGGCCTGGTCGACGGGAGCACCCGCGCCGACCGGGACCGGACCCAACGGTCGCTGCACCTCCTGGACAGCATCCGGGAACGCTCGGACACGCTGCGCGCGGCGATTGCCTGCGGCCTCCCGGCGCCGACCGCCAGCGATGCCCTCGGCCCCGACCCGAGCACCTGCCCCGGGGTTCGCTGA
- a CDS encoding response regulator transcription factor gives MRIVIADDAVLLREGLVRLLTESGHEVVAAVGDGDALVEAVVRHQPDVSIVDVRMPPSHTDEGLRAAVEARRLVPRSPILVLSQYVEVSYADDLLATGGAGGGIGYLLKDRVAAIDEFLDTLRRVAAGGTVLDPEVVGQLFARRRRDDPLRELTPREREVLALMAEGRSNTAIARALVVSDGAVEKHVRNIFTKLTLPPDTEQHRRVLAVLTYLRN, from the coding sequence ATGCGAATCGTGATCGCCGACGACGCCGTCCTGCTCCGCGAGGGGCTCGTACGGCTGCTGACCGAGAGTGGGCACGAGGTGGTGGCCGCCGTCGGGGACGGCGACGCGCTCGTCGAGGCAGTGGTGCGGCACCAGCCGGACGTGTCGATCGTCGACGTGCGGATGCCGCCGTCACACACCGACGAGGGGCTGCGGGCTGCGGTCGAGGCGCGGCGGTTGGTACCGCGTAGCCCGATCCTGGTGCTCTCCCAGTACGTCGAGGTCTCGTACGCCGATGATCTGCTGGCCACCGGCGGTGCCGGCGGCGGCATCGGCTACCTGCTCAAGGACCGGGTGGCCGCGATCGACGAGTTCCTGGACACGCTGCGCAGGGTTGCGGCCGGCGGCACGGTGCTCGACCCGGAGGTGGTCGGCCAGTTGTTCGCCCGGCGCCGCCGGGACGACCCGCTGCGCGAGCTGACCCCCCGCGAGCGCGAGGTGCTCGCGCTGATGGCGGAGGGCCGCTCGAACACCGCCATCGCCCGTGCTCTGGTGGTCAGCGACGGCGCGGTGGAGAAGCACGTGCGCAACATCTTCACCAAGCTGACCCTGCCACCGGACACCGAGCAGCACCGGCGGGTGCTGGCCGTCCTCACCTATCTGCGGAACTGA
- a CDS encoding HAD family hydrolase gives MNTAHPHLVWDWNGTLLNDLSLVVSATNVVFTSLGGPTVTLDEHRVRFRRPIAEYYAEVLGQAVDDDEFGRLDRIFHDAYRTGLTTCELAADARTAMAAWPGSQSLLSMWFHEELVPTVHTYGLTGHFTRVDGLRETVGGGRKAESLQLHLAELDVDGASVVLIGDSIDDADAALAVGGRAVLYTGGFTDPARLRASGHPVADTLTDAVRLAREVSSADR, from the coding sequence ATGAACACTGCGCACCCCCACCTCGTGTGGGACTGGAACGGCACCCTGCTCAACGACCTCAGTCTGGTGGTGTCCGCCACCAACGTCGTGTTCACGAGCCTCGGTGGGCCGACGGTCACCCTCGACGAGCACCGGGTGCGGTTCCGCAGGCCGATCGCCGAGTACTACGCCGAGGTGCTCGGACAGGCCGTGGACGACGACGAGTTCGGCCGACTGGACCGGATCTTCCACGACGCGTACCGCACCGGGTTGACCACCTGTGAGCTGGCCGCCGACGCGCGCACCGCGATGGCCGCCTGGCCGGGCAGCCAGAGCCTGCTCTCCATGTGGTTCCACGAGGAGTTGGTGCCGACGGTGCACACGTACGGGTTGACCGGCCACTTCACCCGGGTCGACGGGTTGCGGGAAACGGTCGGGGGCGGCCGTAAGGCCGAATCGCTTCAGCTGCACCTGGCGGAGCTGGACGTGGACGGCGCCTCGGTGGTGCTGATCGGCGACTCCATCGACGACGCGGACGCGGCGCTCGCGGTGGGCGGCCGTGCGGTGCTCTACACCGGTGGTTTCACCGACCCGGCCCGCCTGCGCGCCTCCGGTCACCCGGTGGCCGACACCCTCACCGACGCGGTGCGGCTGGCCCGGGAGGTCAGTTCCGCAGATAGGTGA
- a CDS encoding sensor histidine kinase, protein MTAVAATSDHPMLAPSIPRQLFVDSGYVLLGLPLAVASFVVLLVGLAVGIGLVVTVIGLPILSGTLYAARGLADIERLRLPAVLRQPRIRPHYRLPEAGANAWRRIFVPMRDAQSWLDLAHGILRLIAAAGTFVVTLAWWVAAIAGSLYWAYDWALPRADGEGDQDLAQLLGLGDSTTARIGLYTALGVFFLITLPIVVRGCALLQASFAKAMLTGVAEMRDRITVLEEQKRAAVSAEASALRRLERDIHDGPQQRLVRLAMDLSRARMQLASDPEAAGRTIDEAVAQTRDTLAELRALSRGIAPPILVDRGLPSALAAIAGRGLIPIELQVDPQLGTPAGRLDPAVENTAYFVVSEALTNVAKHSRATEAVVAVARQGGQLQVRVGDDGQGGAHLAKGHGLAGIADRVRAAGGELMVVSPAGGPTEIRAELPL, encoded by the coding sequence ATGACCGCAGTTGCCGCCACCAGCGACCACCCGATGCTGGCACCGAGCATCCCCCGCCAGCTCTTCGTCGACTCCGGGTACGTGCTGCTCGGCCTGCCGCTGGCGGTGGCCAGCTTCGTCGTCCTCCTGGTCGGCCTGGCGGTCGGCATCGGCCTGGTGGTCACGGTGATCGGCCTGCCGATCCTCAGCGGCACCCTCTACGCCGCCCGTGGGCTGGCCGACATCGAGCGGTTGCGGCTGCCCGCGGTGCTCCGGCAGCCCCGGATCCGGCCGCACTACCGGCTGCCCGAGGCGGGAGCGAACGCCTGGCGGCGGATCTTCGTGCCAATGCGGGACGCCCAGTCCTGGCTCGACCTGGCGCACGGCATCCTGCGGCTGATCGCGGCGGCCGGCACCTTCGTGGTGACCCTGGCCTGGTGGGTCGCGGCCATCGCCGGCTCGCTCTACTGGGCCTACGACTGGGCCCTGCCCCGCGCCGACGGCGAGGGTGACCAGGACCTGGCACAACTGCTCGGCCTGGGCGACTCGACCACCGCCCGGATCGGTCTGTACACCGCGCTCGGTGTGTTCTTCCTGATCACCCTGCCGATCGTGGTTCGGGGTTGCGCGCTGCTCCAGGCCAGCTTCGCGAAGGCCATGCTGACCGGCGTGGCCGAGATGCGCGACCGGATCACCGTGCTGGAGGAGCAGAAACGGGCCGCCGTGTCGGCCGAGGCGTCCGCGCTGCGCCGGTTGGAACGCGACATCCACGACGGCCCCCAGCAGCGCCTGGTGCGCCTGGCGATGGACCTCAGCCGGGCCCGGATGCAGCTCGCCTCCGACCCGGAGGCCGCCGGCCGGACCATCGACGAGGCGGTCGCCCAGACCCGGGACACGCTGGCCGAGCTGCGGGCACTGTCCCGGGGCATCGCCCCGCCGATCCTGGTCGACCGGGGCCTGCCCAGCGCCCTGGCCGCGATCGCCGGACGCGGGCTGATCCCGATCGAGCTCCAGGTGGATCCACAGCTCGGCACCCCGGCAGGGCGGCTCGACCCGGCGGTGGAGAACACCGCGTACTTCGTGGTGTCCGAGGCGCTGACCAACGTCGCCAAGCACAGCCGGGCCACCGAGGCCGTGGTTGCCGTCGCCCGACAGGGCGGCCAACTCCAGGTGCGGGTCGGCGACGACGGGCAGGGCGGCGCGCACCTGGCCAAGGGGCACGGGCTGGCCGGCATCGCCGACCGGGTCCGGGCTGCCGGGGGTGAACTGATGGTGGTCAGCCCTGCCGGCGGTCCCACCGAGATTCGCGCGGAGCTACCGCTGTGA